A stretch of Lathyrus oleraceus cultivar Zhongwan6 chromosome 6, CAAS_Psat_ZW6_1.0, whole genome shotgun sequence DNA encodes these proteins:
- the LOC127094623 gene encoding auxin response factor 18, which produces MFVVMDSMEKTSEKCLDSQLWHACAGAMVQMPPLNTKVFYFPQGHAEHAHGKVDFTKTRVPPLILCRISAMKYMADPDTDEVYVKMRLTPLRENELDSEQDCFLGNNGLEGQEKPASFAKTLTQSDANNGGGFSVPRYCAETIFPRLDYSAEPPVQTIIAKDMHGQCWKFRHIYRGTPRRHLLTTGWSNFVNHKKLVAGDSIVFLRAENGDLCVGIRRAKKGGIGGGTDQFSNSSGNWNRVSPLFGGGFLGGNENNRKSDYLIGKVASESVVEAVNCAVNGRSFEVVYYPRASTPEFCVKVSSVKSAMQIQWCSGMRFKMPFETEDSSRISWFMGTISSVQVQDPIRWPDSPWRLLQVVWDEPDLLQNVKCVNPWLVELVSNMPNFNLSPFTPPRKKPRFIQDPYFHLINQLPMPTTTSSSSSPSFSNINLLNYANSSLCNIQDSTTTNSYSASSIQGARHAQFGQNNQSDFHFNKLHHDMFLSNLSLSRFDQQQTVIRPYKSINNNTKNTVDLSCLLSVGNSGQSFKEVSNIEAKAPHKHILLFGKLIQTEDNSNGSNISKSGSLSDGTCLKTSNVSSSEPVENSSDGGSPWYKDQQHKTDIVGTENVTTLCMAS; this is translated from the exons ATGTTTGTAGTTATGGATTCCATGGAAAAAACCTCTGAAAAGTGCTTAGATTCTCAACTATGGCACGCCTGCGCTGGTGCCATGGTTCAAATGCCACCACTCAACACAAAAGTCTTTTACTTTCCACAAGGTCACGCAGAGCACGCTCATGGCAAAGTGGATTTCACCAAAACGCGCGTTCCGCCGCTTATCCTTTGTAGAATCTCTGCTATGAAATACATGGCTGATCCTGATACTGATGAAGTCTATGTCAAAATGAGATTAACCCCTTTAAGAGAAAACGAGTTGGATTCAGAACAAGATTGTTTCCTCGGAAACAATGGCTTAGAGGGTCAAGAAAAGCCAGCTTCTTTTGCGAAGACGTTAACACAATCTGATGCCAACAATGGTGGAGGTTTCTCTGTTCCGAGATACTGCGCTGAGACTATTTTTCCTAGATTGGATTACTCTGCAGAACCACCTGTTCAAACGATTATCGCTAAGGATATGCATGGACAGTGTTGGAAGTTTCGGCATATCTATAGAGGAACACCGAGGAGACATCTTTTGACTACCGGATGGAGCAATTTCGTGAATCATAAGAAGCTTGTTGCTGGTGATTCGATTGTGTTTTTGAGAGCTGAAAATGGAGATCTTTGTGTTGGTATAAGGAGGGCCAAGAAAGGAGGAATTGGCGGTGGAACGGATCAGTTTTCTAATTCTTCTGGTAATTGGAACCGTGTATCACCTTTGTTTGGTGGTGGTTTCTTGGGTGGAAATGAGAATAATagaaaaagtgattatttgaTAGGAAAAGTTGCTTCTGAGTCTGTTGTTGAAGCTGTGAACTGTGCTGTTAATGGAAGATCTTTTGAGGTTGTATATTATCCAAGAGCTAGTACTCCTGAGTTTTGTGTTAAGGTTTCTTCTGTGAAATCCGCAATGCAAATTCAATGGTGTTCTGGTATGAGATTCAAAATGCCATTTGAAACTGAAGATTCTTCTAGAATCAGTTGGTTTATGGGTACTATATCTTCTGTTCAAGTTCAAGATCCAATTCGTTGGCCTGATTCTCCTTGGCGTCTTCTTCAG GTAGTGTGGGATGAACCGGATTTACTTCAAAATGTGAAATGTGTGAACCCTTGGTTAGTTGAGCTAGTTTCAAACATGCCGAATTTCAACCTCTCGCCATTCACGCCACCGAGAAAGAAACCGAGGTTTATCCAAGATCCATATTTTCATCTCATAAACCAACTTCCAATGccaacaacaacatcatcatcatcgtcGCCGTCATTCTCCAACATTAATCTTCTCAATTACGCGAACTCGTCTCTCTGTAACATTCAAGATTCTACTACGACTAATAGTTATTCTGCATCAAGCATACAGGGAGCCAGGCATGCTCAATTTGGACAAAATAACCAATCTGATTTTCACTTCAACAAGCTTCACCATGACATGTTTCTTAGTAATCTGTCGCTGTCAAGATTCGATCAACAACAAACTGTTATTAGGCCCTACAAGAGCATCAACAACAATACTAAGAACACTGTCGACTTGTCTTGCTTGTTGAGTGTGGGAAATTCCGGTCAAAGTTTTAAGGAAGTTTCCAATATTGAAGCAAAAGCACCCCACAAACACATTTTGTTGTTTGGAAAACTCATTCAAACCGAAGACAACAGCAACGGCTCGAATATTTCAAAGAGTGGTTCTTTATCTGACGGAACTTGTTTGAAAACATCGAATGTTTCTTCTTCTGAACCGGTTGAGAATTCTTCCGATGGAGGGTCACCTTGGTATAAGGACCAACAACATAAGACCGATATTGTTGGAACAGAAAATGTTACAACATTGTGCATGGCTTCATAA